Proteins encoded together in one Orcinus orca chromosome 13, mOrcOrc1.1, whole genome shotgun sequence window:
- the LOC125960841 gene encoding LOW QUALITY PROTEIN: uncharacterized protein LOC125960841 (The sequence of the model RefSeq protein was modified relative to this genomic sequence to represent the inferred CDS: substituted 2 bases at 2 genomic stop codons) has product MGQTMTTPLSLTLSHWTEVRARAHNFSVEVKKGKWQTLCASEWPTFQIGWPPEGSYSLDKIRLLNSKIFNIGPHGHPDQVPYVLVWEDLILSPPPWVRPFVSSTGTSAHTSAASEILALKKNPNTEKLPGAPDPPKAIYPDPQSDLLLLDSPPPYPPAPNPLPPRGPPAPLPSAPRGPSMMEEERGPSAGTRSRRAISPDSTALPLREYGPPDGQGNRPLQYWPFSSADLYNWKMHNPTFSENPQALTALIESLVFSHQPTWDDCQQLLQTLLTTEERQRVLLEARKNVLGANGQPTQLPNEIDVGFPLVRPNWDFNAPEGRERLKMYRQALVVGLHGAARRPTNLAKVREVTQGPQESPTVFLERLMEAFRRFTPYDPTSEEHRATIALAFIDQAAPDIKKKLQRLDGLQGFSLQELVKEADKVYNKRETEEEKEERKQKEQEAREIRRDKRQERNLSKILATVVGGRNIGDRNRQEGRTADRRRPLDKDQCAYCKEKGHWARECPKKKNGGRPTRNKILTLEEEDXESQGSNPLPEPQVTLKVEGEPVQFLVDTGAQHSVLLHSKGPISAKRSWVXGATGNKQYSWTTRRTVDLGIGRVTHSFLIIPECPYPLLGRDLLSKVGAQIHFQPEGPTITDNKGRLLQILTMRLEDEYKLYEKPSSLRVNVTDWVTRFPQAWTETAGMGMAKNRPPVLVELKATATPITVRQYPMSKEAKDGIRPHIQRLLELGILVRCQSTWNTPLLPVKKPGTNDYQPVQDLREVNKRVADLHPTVPNPYNLLSTLPPQHTWYTVLDLKDAFFCLRLSPLSQPYFAFEWKDPASGISGQLTWTCLPQEFKNSPTIFDEALHQDLALYRESNPQVTLLQYVDDILLAAETQEDCIKGTEKLLTELRTLGYRASAKKAQICQQQVSYLGYLLKGGQRWLTESRKDTVAQIPAPKNARQVREFLGMAGFCRLWIPGFAKLTAPLYPLTKNSTPFVWGDKEQRAFDQIKRALLSAPALGLPDVTKPFHLYVAENKGIAKGVLTQKLGPWNPPGAYLSKKMDPVVSGWPTCLKIIAAVAVLVKDADKLTLGQNLTITAPHALENVIRQPPDRWLTNARMTHYQTLLLNSDRIKFAPATGLNPATLLPDPDLEGSTIIHDCQEVLAAAHGSRPDLTDLPLPDADFTWFTDGSSFLEGGKRRAGAAVVDGKQVIWAAALPQGTSAQRAELIAMTRALEMAENKKVNIYTDSRYAFATAHIHGTIYQQRGLLTSSGREIKNKDEIVALLVALMLPTKVSIIHCPGHQKDNTPITRGNNMADKVAREMASGEVILGLSDKVPEKPGSDEEIIPTTTKGSLSPQQAESMLPQIHRWTHLGTKKMISLLHKTGYGTPGLTKLAEQIVHECVPCQQVNAHRGKLETGKRLRGDHPGTYWEVDFTEVRPGRYGNKYLLVFIDTFSGWIEAFPTKKETAAVVAKKILEEIFPRFGAPKVIGSDNGPAFVAQVSQDVARYLGTDWKLHCAYRPQSSGQVERMNRTLKETLTKLSLETGSTDWTVLLPLALFRVRNTPSRYHLTPFEVLYGAPPPLLTLGEEIKPDCQNNTDLYARLLGLQLVQKEIWSQLAEAYQPGTPGETHLFQVGDSVYVRRHRTQTLEPRWKGPYTVLLTTPTAIKVDGIAAWIHASHVKAAPATASSGWWAQRTDNPLKLKLLRT; this is encoded by the coding sequence atgggacaaactatgacgactcctctttcccttaccctaagccattggaccgaagttcgggccagagcccataatttttcggtagaggtaaagaaaggaaagtggcagactttgtgtgcctctgaatggccaacatttcagataggatggccccctgaaggatcctattcattagacaagattaggctgctgaactctaagatatttaatataggaccccacggacatccagaccaagtaccatacgtcttggtctgggaagatttaattctctccccacctccgtgggtccggccctttgtttcctcaacaggcACGTCCGCGCACACATCAGCAGCGTCAGAGATATTAGccctaaagaaaaaccccaacacggaaaagctacccggcgccccagatccaccgaaagcgatttatcctgacccgcagtccgatttgcttcttttggattccccacccccttatcctccggccccaaatcccctaccacctagaggacccccagctccactgccctcagcaccaaggggaccatccatgatggaagaagaaaggggtccctcagcgggcactaggagccggagggctatctccccggactccactgccctacctcttagagaatatggcccccccgatggccaagggaatagacctctccaatattggcccttttcctctgcagatctttataattggaaaatgcataacccaactttttccgaaaatccacaggcccttaccgctttaatagaatctcttgttttctcccaccagcccacatgggatgattgtcagcagctgcttcagactctcctaacgactgaggagaggcaacgggttcttttagaagccagaaaaaatgtattaggtgccaatgggcaacctacccagctgcctaacgagattgatgttggtttcccactcgtcaggccaaactgggatttcaatgccccggaaggtagggagcgcctgaaaatgtatcgccaggctctggtggtgggtctccatggagcagccagacggcccactaatttggctaaggtaagggaagtcactcaggggccccaggaatcaccaactgtgttcctggaacgtttaatggaagcctttagacgctttaccccttatgatccaacttcggaggaacatagggctactatagcattggctttcatagatcaagcggcccctgatattaaaaaaaaattacagaggctagatggcttgcagggattttcgcttcaggagttagtaaaagaggcagataaagtatataacaaaagagaaacagaggaagagaaggaagaaagaaagcagaaagagcaggaagcccgtgaaataagacgggataagagacaggagaggaatttaagtaagatactggccactgtggttggaggaagaaatataggggatagaaataggcaggaagggcgaacggcagacagaaggcggccattagacaaggaccaatgtgcctactgtaaagaaaaaggacattgggcgagagaatgccctaagaaaaagaatggaggaaggccaaccagaaacaaaatcttaacattggaagaagaagactaggaaagtcagggctcgaaccctctccccgagccccaggtaactcttaaagtggagggggaacctgttcaatttttggtggatactggagcccagcactccgtccttctccactcaaaaggtcctatctcagctaaaaggtcatgggtatgaggagccactgggaataaacaatattcatggaccacacgaaggacagtagatcttgggattggacgagtaacccattcatttttgattattccggaatgcccctatcctttgctgggaagagacttgctctccaaagtgggggctcaaattcacttccaaccagaaggtcccaccataactgacaataagggaagattactccaaatattgactatgagattggaagatgaatataaattatatgaaaaaccttcatctctacgggttaatgtcacagattgggtaactcggttcccgcaagcctggacagaaaccgctggtatggggatggctaaaaatcggcccccagtactagtggaactcaaggcaactgccaccccaataacggttcgtcaataccccatgagtaaggaagccaaagacggcatccgtcctcacatacagaggttgctggaattgggcattctggtaagatgtcaatccacgtggaatacccctcttttgccagttaagaaaccgggaactaatgattaccaaccagtgcaagacctgcgtgaggtaaataaacgagtggcggacctccaccccacagtaccaaatccttataatctcttaagcactcttccgccccaacatacatggtatactgttttggaccttaaagatgcttttttctgtctaagactttctcccctcagccagccttactttgccttcgaatggaaggacccagcatcaggaatatctggccaactgacatggacttgtttacctcaggaatttaagaactcccctaccatcttcgatgaagctcttcatcaggacttagcgttatatagagaatcaaatccacaggtaacgctacttcaatatgttgatgacatcttattagctgctgaaacccaggaagattgtatcaagggaactgaaaaactgttaacagagctcagaaccctgggatatagagcttcagccaagaaagcacaaatatgccaacaacaggtcagttacctggggtacctgttaaaagggggacaaagatggctcacggagagcagaaaggatacggtggcccaaattccggctcccaaaaacgccaggcaggttagagaatttttggggatggccggattctgtagactatggattccagggtttgccaagctgacagccccattgtaccccctaaccaaaaacagcactcctttcgtttggggcgataaggaacaacgggcttttgaccaaatcaaacgagctttactttcagctccagccctaggactgccagatgtaaccaaaccttttcatttatatgtggccgaaaataagggcattgcaaaaggagtattgactcagaaattgggTCCCTGGAATCCCCCAGgtgcttatttgtcaaaaaaaatggaccctgtggtatcaggatggcccacctgtttaaagataatcgctgcagtagccgttctggtcaaagatgctgacaaactaactttaggacaaaatctaacgataacagctcctcatgccctggagaatgtaatccgtcaaccaccggataggtggctaactaatgccaggatgacccattaccaaaccctgttgctaaactcagatcgcatcaagtttgctccagccacaggactcaatccagctaccttgctacctgatcccgatttagaaggctccaccatcatccatgattgtcaggaagtgttggctgcagcacacggtagtagaccagatctgacggacctaccccttcctgatgctgattttacttggtttactgatgggagcagtttcctggaaggaggtaagcgtcgggctggggcagccgtggtagacggaaaacaagtcatctgggcagctgcgctaccacaagggacctcagcccaacgagctgaattaattgccatgacaagggcactggagatggcagagaataaaaaggtaaacatctacacggacagtagatatgcatttgctaccgctcatatccacggtaccatctaccaacagagagggttgctaacctcaagtggcagagaaattaaaaacaaagacgaaattgtggctctattggttgcacttatgcttcccactaaagttagcatcattcactgccctggacaccagaaagacaataccccaataactaggggtaataatatggctgacaaggtggcccgagaaatggcatcgggagaagtcattttaggactgtcagataaagttcctgaaaaaccaggcagcgacgaggaaatcatcccgaccacaaccaaaggatctttgtcccctcagcaagcagaatccatgttaccacagattcatagatggacacacctggggactaaaaaaatgatatccctgttacataaaaccgggtacggaacccctggattgacaaaattagctgaacaaattgtACACGAATGTGTTccatgtcaacaggtaaatgctcacaggggaaaacttgaaactggaaaaaggctcaggggagaccacccaggaacttactgggaggtggactttaccgaagtacgtcctggaaggtacggtaataaatacctcctggtttttatagatactttttcaggatggatagaagccttcccaacgaagaaagaaacagctgctgtggtagccaaaaagatcctagaagaaatttttcctcgatttggggcaccaaaggtaatagggtccgacaatggtccggccttcgtcgcccaggtaagtcaggatgtggccagatatttggggactgattggaaattacattgtgcatatagaccccagagttcaggtcaggtagaaagaatgaatagaactctaaaagagaccctaactaaattgtccttggagactggcagtacagattggacggtgctccttcctttagccctgttccgggttaggaatacaccttcccggtaccatcttactccttttgaggtgctatacggggccccacctccccttctcaccttaggagaagaaataaaaccagactgtcaaaataacactgacttgtatgctaggctattgggactccaactggtccaaaaggagatatggtcccaactcgccgaggcctaccaaccgggaacaccaggagaaactcatcttttccaagtcggagactccgtatacgtccgtcggcatcgaacccagacgttggaacctcgatggaaaggaccatacaccgtcctcctcaccaccccaacggccataaaagtggacggcatcgctgcctggattcatgcttcacacgtgaaagctgcaccagcgacggcatcatcaggatggtgggcccaaagaaccgacaacccgctcaaactcaagcttctacgaacctaa